The DNA window CTTTTAGTTGatctttagataatattttatttttaaattcatgaATTCTTATATGGCAACAAATGATTGATTtcatttgaatttataaattttacaaaaattcatGGATTGCGTTCATTTAAAATTCCTTAATTCAAACTGTGTTTAAAGATTTTGCCCAATTGCCAGGTCCTAAGTAGCATAATTCAAAATAGAAGAGTCATGTCTTGACGATGTTTAAACTAGATCAGTTGGCATCCTTGTAAGCAATGAACTTGTAAACCAATTATGCatacataaaattataatatcacaCAGCCTTTACATGGAAATTTGACAGTTCGAAAAAATGTTCATCAGCTAAATGTTGGTAgcacaaaaaaaataattgtgtTCAGAGATTGAACTTCAAAAAGATGGTAGCAGATTGTGACTAAACTGTGCAACAAAGTTTTgtatcaattgaagccaagcaAATGCAAAAAGCTTGATAACCGGTTAACGGATATCTGCAAAACAACGACAAGACAAGACAGACTCGTCATcttccaaatatttttctagtAAAGTTCTGCATAAAAAAACACATGAAAAtcttgaaaagaaaaagtatgCACCTGAAATCCATCACAAACTTTGATTTTGCCACCCTTCCTAGCTGCAAAATTGTTTGTTTGCCATTCTCCTGTGTAGAACCATAGATTGGTCAGCACTACTAATTAATTAGTCCATTTGTAAAACTcgatgtagcacggaaacggagaCGCTGAAATGAGAAAAAAAGCCGAAAAAGGAAATGGCGAAATGacattttttacaagaatatatCATAAATATAGGGTTTTGGAGTTTCAAAAGCATGTTTAAAAATGGAAACGTAATGCCAAAACATCGGGATTgataagtttccgtgcaacacaGATAAAACTTTAGAGTGAAGAGATGTCAACACACCTCTGATGTCAGTTGGAAATTCTTCGCTGATCTTTGTACTCTAAGTCCAGCTCTGCCCTTGTCTCTATAGTCCAACTCATATTGCTTCGAAGTCTgtaaaaccaaaagaaattaATTCCATAAGAAAAAAAGGAAGGAATTGAAGTCCAGTATACTTATTTTCATTTCTTGTATAATAAGATGAGACTCTTTTCAATCTTACGTTATTGTAAGTTGGAGTTCTTGAAAGTAGTTTATGTACTTTGTCCATTTTTCGATCCCAATCCTTAGGTAGACCGTTACTATGTTGCATCTACTCAGATGGAGAACAAAAATGTCAACAGTAGATCACGAGAATTAAAGCAAGGAATTATAACATAATCTTCAGAACTGACCTGAGTTGTGTTCTTTAGCTGCATTGATTGGTGCTTAGGTATGTACACTCTCATACTTCTACAACTTCCTGTGCATGTGGTTACTGTAGGCACAAATCTGTAGAAAATAGAAAAGGGAATTAGTGACCAAGACTAGAGTAGAAGCGGataaaaggaagaagaagagatgGGGTTCTGCCTTACGTAACAACACCCAGGAGTGGATTTCGGTGCTTAGAAGGCGAATTGAGGCGGCTACCCTGCAACAAACATACTATCAAGAGAGTTTCCAAAGTGACAATATTGTACGAGTGACAGTGTCACATAGTTGATTATAAACTTGCAAGTGTTGTGGAAGCAAACCTGATCCCATATGTGATACTTGGAACCAGTGAAGTTAGCTGTTATAGTCCCGACGAAACTATCATCCGAACTAGACAAAACTCCTTTCAAAATCTGAGCTATTGTAAACACTGACTTTCCATTTCTGCGCTTATGGTGTGCTATAGCTAGTTTCCGATCCTGCCTTCCATGTCCTTCCTATAATTTTGACAGATCAAATTGAAAGATTTATCAGTTTGGTTCAGTCCCCATCTTCCCGAATCTTTTTAACAGAAACCATCACTTCTCCAATAACATCAGAGTTAATATTGAGATACTATGCAAATTCCCCTTCCTAATTTCTTGTTGACATCCAACCAATTGCTTAAGATCGACGTGCAGTTCGATAATCATCAGACTGACATCGCTTCTTTTTCATCTATGCTTGTACTGGGTATTAGCAGCATAACACCAGTCACATACGACGCGATCCACTATACAAATGGAACACGACGAGTGGTGAAACACAAGCCTAGCATAAGCAATACATTTATTTTGTACTAATGTTTTCATAGATCAAGTTTCATGGCAACAATCACAAGCTATATTAACCTTTTTCCGACCCGAATGTTAACATCAAATTAAAACCTAATCGaataatcaaaaaataacaACTATATGAAGTAGCAGAAAAGTTGTTACATTAGTATAGAGTGAATAGAGTGAGCCACCGTTTAAACCTTCCGGCAATGCTTCTTTGACAATAACACAAGTACATCTCCCTATGTCCAATGGCAAAGCTCTATATAACAAAGCCCTGCAAACAAAACACATAAAGAATTAGCAATATAAAAGAAACAGAATCAAAACAGTTAACAGTATTAAACCTGTTAGGCAATGTGGACCAAGAAGAAGCAGGAGCAGCTTCGGAATCAGAAAAGTCCCAAATTTGTAAGGAATTAGAAGCTGAGTTGTCAGAGTCCCACAACATAGGCTTAAACAGGCCCTTATCAGGCTCGTTTATCTGCATGCACGACTGTAAAGAGGACGGTTTCAGGACTCTGCCGGTGGAAAAAGATTTCATATTTGATGATACCTTCGTTGGCGCAGACCCATTTGTCGATAAGGGTTTacaattttctttattattactgCCAAACACTTCGCCGCCTTCACTGCAGCTATGGTGGTGTTTAGGTGCAGTTGGTTTCTTGAAATCGGACATTTTTAATCTTCTTTGAAATAAAGATGGAGAATTTTCTCTGTTATTCATACAAATGGAAgcttttatttgaaaatgttATGATTTTGACATACTTGAAAGAGATCTAAGGTCCAGATTTTGGCACGTCATTCCAAAGTGGGACCCATATGTTGTAGTGgcaaaataaagaaagaatatGTGATTGAGTAAGATAGCTTTGAAAAGATAAATGAAGGGgttataatttgaatttgaatgtgttctttataattttttgggCAAAGGGTCAAATGAGACCTTCATGTTTGGCCTGAGGAGCACTTGGCCCTCCATATTTGAAAAGGTGCTAAAACAcacttaatgtttaaaaaacagCTCAAATAAACCCTTTCTTCTAACACCGTTTTAAAAAAGGTCAGTACTTAGGTGGAATCTGACGTAGCTTATTGAATTTTGAGATGGTTCAAATATGCCCGCAATATTTGGCACGTGGTTCAAACATGTCGTTCATGTATAAAAAGGTTCAAATTTGCCAttcatgtataaaaaaaaagttcaaaatgaatttgagtATTAAAATACTCTGCTCGATAATCTCGCGAGCCTAGTTGAACTTtagtaactttttttattttttattttttattattatatacttAAACACAAtaatgtatttttgaaaaaatatttacacaACTAATCAAATTGAACTGCGCTCAAATTTCAACTATACTATTGAGTTTGAGCTCGagcttttaaaatgatattttgtcGAATTTGAATTAAGTTTCaaactctaaattttaaaattgagttGACTTTGAATGAGATTGTATTTTTCTTATAATCTACTCGATTACATTGTTAATATcaagtaataataatattctTTGATGCGAGACAAATCTTCATAGACTTCAATAGGCCATCTCATGCACAATTAACAATTATAAGTTCTAAGACCAAACAAATAAGAAATTCTCATCAGAACTAAatcaattgaataaaaaaaagaaaagataagACAAAATCAAACCGACTGAATAGAGCGGTAATTCGGCTATTTCTGGAAAACCGacaaaaatataagaaaaaaattaaaaaacaaaattagctTATCATTTTATTTGGATAATTCAAATCTCAAACTGaaccaataatttaaaatctatattttttattaaaccgaCTGAAAATCTTTAGTTTGGTTGATTAATTTGGTCAATCGATAATTCTGCTCACCTTTAGTGATGATATTCGAACCTATTCATATATGAAGAGCATATTTGaacttatttatatatatgtaagaaatatttaaatttgttcatACATGAAAggtatatttgaaccttttcatacatgaagggcatatttgaatctttttatATATGAAAGTTAATACTTGCACTACAGGTCAAACATTAATAACATATTTGAATTACCTCAAGTTTAAAAAGTCACGTTAAATTCCACCTAAGTAAAGGTTGACGAATTTTCAAACTATATTAGATAGAGGAGCTTTTgagctttttaaaaaatattaaatgtgtTTTAGCAACCTTTTCAAACAAAGAAGACCAATTTGATCATCATGCTAAATATGAAAGGTAtatttgacccttttccctttttttaacAAAGGATCATTCCCCTAATATTTGCACGAAAAATTAAATCCtcacgacttttaaaatataaattatattaattttaaataaaatattaacgatttgttttgcatttttcataacctttttgcCCCTTTTGTCAGAAACCGCCATCGCCGGAAACCACCGCCGTCGAAGACGGAGTAAGACGAAACCTCATCCGATCAGAGCAGATATGGGTTCGTCTCAAGAAGACGAAGAAGCTTCGTCTTCGTCTTTCTGAGACAAACCCATATGGTCGGAGACAAAAGAGTTGCGACGGTTTGGGAGGTTATTTTAATTGGAGATGGTGGCGGCTGAAACGGAGAAGATGAaggaaaaaaatagaatttaaaatatgcttaattgaaatttttttaaaaagtctataatttaatttgattttattagaatttaataatcattatttatgatttaattaataattaattagagtaaattgtGATTTATTGTGAAACTCACTCTTTTTTTGCCATAGGAAATTTTTCGATCcgattttttatatttgtagattttttttatctattttttcataattataggttttgtttaccttttttgtaattttggcatttttatatggcttaatcaccaaaaaatgccaaacctatacgttttgtgtcaattatagccaaacctttaaaaatcaccagatttagccaaaccttatatgttctgtttcttttttagccatttttgaatcgaaccgatttttatgacaccgtgtcgtccacgccaccgccaactaagcaattggctggcatgacagctgaaatatttaaataaggtttggctataactgacacaaaatgcataggtttggtattttttggtgaataaaactaattttaaaattaaataattaaatgattaattatattataataaaattcatatatatttaaaaaataatatttttatttaacgttaattaaaattaatttatttttttattattaaatttaaataattctaataaatgttttttacatatttgatggatatataattaatttaaattctattaaaaacaaaaaatgtcatattcatcttaatttttttttttaaattccagtcgtcggttctttgacaccgctgccgtttgagacccaattgttcgtcttccaacgaacaatctgagagtaatatacacaacaaacatacgacaatgttcataattcaactatacacacataaatataaaaataatcactgaataTACTGTTTATTTAAAGGGTgagtgtaattattttctcttttttttttctttaaaaagtaaaGGTCATTatggtgtaatcaatatatatcatgatgtttataagtatAAACGCATATGTtattttactcggcatagccaaaaacttaccttaatttacacataactattttatttattacctaaatccagtcatatcaagatctcaacaacattaaaaataataaatcaagttcaaaatcatcatgaacattaaatcctttcaccaaatttaattcaacattaattattaagtaatacattaattcatttttttaattacatattcattaaaatatattataatataaatttattaaatttaattaggtttaataaaaaattaaaattaattaaaattagtattaaatagaaaatattaattatttttaaatatatataaatttcataaatgatataattaatttactaattattagatttaaaaattggtttgaatttaaaattaggtttattcacacaaaaaataccaaacctatttttttgtgtcagttatagccaaaccttatttaaatatttcagctgacatgtcagccaattgcttagttagcggtgacgtggacgacacggtgtcagaaaaaccggttcgattcaaaaatggctaaaaaagaaacagaacatataaggtttggctaaatctggtgatttttaaaggtttggttataattgacacaaaacgtataggtttggcattttttggtgattaaacctttttatattttgtaccAACATCAGGAGATGAAATGATCCTTTTTTTTTGAAGTCAGAATCAGGCTCGGGCTGAATTTGAGTTAGTCTTTAAAAAAGTCAAGCCCGCTCAAGTCTGTCCGAACCCACTCAACCTGGCCCATCAACAGGTCTAAATAACTCTAACACATAAAAGTAGGAAATGAATTTTTATGGATGTCACTGGATGTCTAAGAGTtgttgttttgattaatttggatcgaattagttttttttttttttttgataatttgagaag is part of the Mercurialis annua linkage group LG3, ddMerAnnu1.2, whole genome shotgun sequence genome and encodes:
- the LOC126671392 gene encoding tubby-like protein 8, with the translated sequence MNNRENSPSLFQRRLKMSDFKKPTAPKHHHSCSEGGEVFGSNNKENCKPLSTNGSAPTKVSSNMKSFSTGRVLKPSSLQSCMQINEPDKGLFKPMLWDSDNSASNSLQIWDFSDSEAAPASSWSTLPNRALLYRALPLDIGRCTCVIVKEALPEGLNGGSLYSLYTNEGHGRQDRKLAIAHHKRRNGKSVFTIAQILKGVLSSSDDSFVGTITANFTGSKYHIWDQGSRLNSPSKHRNPLLGVVTFVPTVTTCTGSCRSMRVYIPKHQSMQLKNTTQMQHSNGLPKDWDRKMDKVHKLLSRTPTYNNTSKQYELDYRDKGRAGLRVQRSAKNFQLTSEENGKQTILQLGRVAKSKFVMDFRYPLTGYQAFCICLASIDTKLCCTV